In one window of Anaerolineales bacterium DNA:
- a CDS encoding ABC transporter ATP-binding protein, translated as MTDRAAELEITDLRKDFDGLMAVFDVSFSVGGGEIVALIGPNGAGKTTIFNMLSGVLPATGGSIRYRGRLLNGLRPHAINRLGLARTYQNVRLFGTMTVLENVMVGRHAKAEYGVLSTAFRLPAARRQETAIRTQALRQLERVGLADKAEAEALSLPFGQQRLLEIARALATEPRLLLLDEAGSGLNRPEKDELQRLIRSIRDGGVAVLLVEHDIPFVTGLSDRIVVLEHGVKIAEGTPAEIRSDKRVIAAYLGEDVRDLC; from the coding sequence ATGACGGACCGGGCGGCGGAACTCGAAATCACCGACCTGCGGAAGGATTTCGACGGCCTGATGGCCGTGTTCGACGTTTCCTTTTCGGTCGGGGGCGGCGAAATCGTCGCGCTGATCGGCCCCAACGGAGCCGGCAAGACCACCATCTTCAACATGCTCTCGGGGGTCCTGCCCGCCACCGGCGGCTCCATCCGCTACCGCGGGCGGTTGCTCAACGGCCTCCGGCCCCACGCGATCAACCGGCTCGGGCTGGCGCGCACCTACCAGAACGTGCGCCTGTTCGGAACCATGACCGTGCTGGAAAACGTGATGGTCGGCCGCCATGCCAAGGCGGAGTACGGCGTCCTCAGCACCGCCTTCCGCCTGCCCGCGGCCCGGCGGCAGGAGACGGCAATCCGCACGCAGGCGCTGCGCCAGCTGGAAAGGGTCGGACTGGCGGACAAAGCCGAGGCCGAGGCGCTCAGCCTGCCCTTCGGCCAGCAGCGGCTGTTGGAGATCGCCCGCGCCCTGGCCACCGAGCCGCGTCTGCTCCTGCTCGACGAAGCCGGGTCCGGACTCAACCGGCCGGAGAAGGACGAACTCCAGCGGCTGATCCGCTCCATCCGCGACGGCGGAGTCGCGGTCCTGCTGGTGGAGCACGACATCCCGTTCGTAACCGGATTGTCGGACCGAATCGTCGTGCTCGAGCACGGGGTCAAGATCGCCGAAGGCACGCCGGCCGAAATCCGCAGCGACAAGCGCGTCATTGCGGCGTACCTCGGGGAGGATGTCCGGGACCTATGCTGA
- a CDS encoding ABC transporter ATP-binding protein, with amino-acid sequence MLTVEQLSAFYGRIQALDEVTLRVAEGEIVAVIGSNGAGKSTLMNAISGLIPSRGGRILFAGQPITNLRADRIVRLGISQVPERRQIFSTMSVEDNLILGAYHRFGRDGRKAVERDLQSVFDIFPRLRERIHQTAGTLSGGEQQMLALGRGWMAKPKLLLMDEPSLGLAPLMAREIFRVSGQLRERGTTILLVEQNAHAALDLADRAYVLESGRVTFEGKASELGSDERVQKAYLGR; translated from the coding sequence ATGCTGACCGTCGAGCAACTCAGCGCCTTTTACGGGCGGATCCAAGCCTTGGATGAAGTCACCCTGCGGGTCGCCGAAGGCGAGATCGTCGCCGTCATCGGATCCAACGGGGCGGGCAAATCCACCCTGATGAACGCGATCTCCGGGCTGATCCCATCCCGCGGCGGAAGAATCCTATTCGCCGGGCAACCGATCACGAACCTCCGCGCCGACCGGATCGTGCGCCTGGGAATCAGCCAGGTTCCCGAACGCCGGCAGATATTTTCGACGATGAGCGTGGAAGACAACCTGATCCTCGGCGCCTACCACCGCTTCGGCCGCGACGGCCGCAAGGCGGTCGAGCGGGATCTGCAATCCGTGTTTGATATTTTCCCCCGCCTGCGCGAGCGGATCCACCAGACCGCGGGAACCCTTTCCGGCGGCGAACAGCAGATGCTCGCCCTGGGCCGGGGCTGGATGGCGAAGCCGAAACTTCTACTCATGGACGAGCCCTCGTTGGGGCTCGCGCCGCTGATGGCGCGCGAGATCTTCCGCGTGTCCGGGCAGCTGCGCGAGCGCGGCACGACGATCCTGCTGGTGGAGCAAAACGCGCACGCCGCGCTCGATCTGGCGGACCGCGCCTACGTTCTGGAATCCGGCCGGGTGACGTTCGAGGGCAAGGC